The window ttcgttttggaagaatcaaaCATTAGAAAATACATCTGAGATCTTAAAACAACTACTTTTGCTAATTGTCAACAAATGAAATTCATTTACGTTACAAACGCgtgtatatttttaattaaacgtTTGCCTATCTCACATTCACACCAATAAAAAACATACTTAAAAAGGTCTACACTGAAATTGTTTGTCTACAAGAGACGCAATCCAAAAGTGTTTTAAATTGTAATTAGTAAATAGTAAATCATGCAAGGAAACGGTGTTAAAAGTAATTACGATTACGAAGACTAGAGCCcgtgtccgcgcttcgcgcggattacatgtttaattaaagtacggtttaattaaaattgagaGTTTTGAAGTTTATGAAAGTGTAAattaagttttgtttcttttataatgCGAAGACATTGGAAGTGgtgatcatttaaaaaaaactaaagtaagtttgaataataaattgtGTTGAGTAATTCAATATTCGTAAGAGAAAATAGTATTTGAGTGTTCCTATTTAATTGACGTAGGAAGCAGTaatgtaaatttttaaaaagttgacTGATGTAGTTTGCTTTGAGGCTTAGGATAGCAATTATTCATTTTCTGGAAGCGTTGTATGATATCAATATCGTTGTGGAtaactttatgtttagtttattaccttcatgtaaccgtggaatgatacttgtgatgattacaATTTGGTTTTTCCTGGTAGATATGCGATTTAACTCCCTGAAATTAAACGCCTCCTTGTCCCATAAAGTTAGACGTACCAATTTGgatctacaaataattattgtattatattttgtttagttgtaaaccaatttttatttaataaaaagttagtaCCTGTCTAAACGCAATCCAATGATGATTTTTGAATCTGTCATGTGGTTATATAAATCACTTCCTTTGCTGAGGCATATGCGGCCAACAACATATGTaggaacaatttttttttagggacaaaaATCTAgaatttatttgtatgtgagATAGTTATGGgtcattttacctattaaaaataaatattaaaaatgtggAATTAAAAATTCTTGAATTAgtttcaaaaagttttttttgaattaaaaaaggaaaagtttcacaatttttttttgtaatttttaagtTAGTTTTGAGaactttttcaaaattttctttttttaattttaatattaatatttcaaaaattttatattttctatatatctagggtatgaGGGCCATTTTGAGCATTTTGCTATATGTCATctctacaattaaaaaaataaatatgagacggataattttatttaatgttggtAATATCTTATGcatcatctataaaataaatatatattcatatataacattccacatttagtaatattattatttttgtataattaaacaatttgtattactaaagcttttaaaaaatctgcaatttttaaacaaattctTACTCTTTAAGCTGCAAATGAACCATGACTCTCCGAGATGTTGGGTCATCCTTGGTGCACAAAACCGGACGCTGATGGAGAGGCTGATCATCAACCAGCTTAAGGTGGCCAACAACATCTAcaacagacagacacacacattGTTAATCAGACGGTTAGAAACAATGTACTAAGAAGCTATAGTTGTTTAAACTTGATAAGGAATCGTCTCAACCCTTACCGTGAAGATCCCCTCTGAGATCGCAGTTGGCTTCAAATTCCGAAAATGAATGGATTCTGAAGCGCTCTGTCAAAATGCCTTCAATGTCTCCGTCCACCTTACTCAGGGCAGAGGCATGTGAGATGCAAATTACCAGCCTCTGATCAGCAACATGGTACATCACCTTGCTGTTGGATGCATAGTAGTTTGTCAGTGTGTAGATGCTCCCACGCCTGAGCTCTTTTTCATATTGGGCGCGACGGTTCTGACCGATGAACCCCTGAGCCAGAGTACCCTACAGAACATAGAGACAAAATCGAGTCAGTTGAATATTGTTATTT is drawn from Brassica rapa cultivar Chiifu-401-42 chromosome A05, CAAS_Brap_v3.01, whole genome shotgun sequence and contains these coding sequences:
- the LOC117134170 gene encoding uncharacterized protein LOC117134170, encoding MQFRLIHFWEARKNVKGGPGILLGIEMLMIDEEGTLAQGFIGQNRRAQYEKELRRGSIYTLTNYYASNSKVMYHVADQRLVICISHASALSKVDGDIEGILTERFRIHSFSEFEANCDLRGDLHDVVGHLKLVDDQPLHQRPVLCTKDDPTSRRVMVHLQLKE